Below is a window of Paenibacillus bovis DNA.
TTGGTAGATCATGAAATTGCACCGCCTTAAATAATGATTGAATTAGTATTAAAGAAATTGATTATTTTATTATTTGGAATTGAAGATATTTATAATATTCCTAAATTCGGATGTACAGAAGTAATATGACCGCATAATCAGGCTGTATAATGAACTGAAATAGGAAGCGGATACTTAATGTACACGGAACTCTTCATAACGTGATCTGCTCGACAGGCTGAACATGAATCGATAAAATGTCTTATAAAGTGTACCATATTCAGCTTCGGACGGAAGGAATGAGTGCGATGGAATGGACGATACACCCGCTTGGTGATTCAGCTTTGCTTATCGAATTTGGACAGGAGATTCACAGCGATACACTTGGCCGAATTCAGACAGCGGCACAGCAGATCGAACAGAACCCTTTTCCCGGCTGGATCGAATGTGTTCCTTCGTATACAACGCTGGCAGTGTATTATGATCTGGCAGTGCTATCGTTAATGAATCATCCAGGCAGTCCCGGTATATATGAACAAGTCTGCCAGCTGGTAGAACAGCGGCTCCTGACAGCCTTGGTACAGGAGAAAAAGCAGGCAAGCAGAATAGTGGAGATTCCGGTCTGCTATGGTGGTGAATATGGGCCGGATTTGCAGGTGGTGGCCGATCATAATAGACTAACCACCGATCAGGTGGTGCAGATTCATACAAGCGGCGATTATACAGTGTATGCGATCGGATTTGCTCCCGGATTCCCGTATATGGGCGGCATGTCTCCGCAGATTGCTGCACTGCGCAAGCAGACCCCGCGGCTAACGATTCCAGCAGGATCGGTAGGCATCGCTGGTGGACAGACCGGTATCTATCCGCTGGAGACACCGGGTGGTTGGCAACTGATTGGACGGACGCCTGTACGTATATTTGATCCTGCACAATCGCCGCCTGCGCTCCTGCAGAGTGGAGATCGGGTACGATTCCTGTCCATTACAGCGGAGGAATACGTTCGCTGGGAACAGCAAGCATCTGCTGCAATACCAAGAGCAGGCGAGGAGGGAGACTGCCGATGAGTATAATCGTGGAGAAACTCGGATTACTAACGACGATACAGGATATCGGACGAACCGGCTATGGCAGGGATGGAGTCAGTATAACAGGTGCGATGGATCGTCCGGCACATGTCATTGCGAACTGGCTGGTCGGTAATACCGGACATGAGCCTGCTCTGGAAATAACCCTGGCCGGCTTTGTCGCTGAATTTACAGCGGACTGCTGGATTGCGGTGACAGGAGGTCAGCT
It encodes the following:
- the pxpB gene encoding 5-oxoprolinase subunit PxpB; its protein translation is MEWTIHPLGDSALLIEFGQEIHSDTLGRIQTAAQQIEQNPFPGWIECVPSYTTLAVYYDLAVLSLMNHPGSPGIYEQVCQLVEQRLLTALVQEKKQASRIVEIPVCYGGEYGPDLQVVADHNRLTTDQVVQIHTSGDYTVYAIGFAPGFPYMGGMSPQIAALRKQTPRLTIPAGSVGIAGGQTGIYPLETPGGWQLIGRTPVRIFDPAQSPPALLQSGDRVRFLSITAEEYVRWEQQASAAIPRAGEEGDCR